The following are encoded in a window of Acidobacteriota bacterium genomic DNA:
- a CDS encoding alpha/beta hydrolase — MANQTGSSEPEGHGPVNSTSRRKYAYKPPSPILTALEIRASWELGAWLMSLPLLRSAPKGDGHPVLVFPGLAASDFSTIPLRQFLKGIGYTPYPWNFGRNLGPRPGVLRGCAEHVKELREKHGQNVSLIGWSLGGLYAREVAKIAPEHVRYVITLGTPFTGHPKANHAWRFFEFASGLKVGDPKLHEPLRHSPPVPTTSIYSRSDGVVSWKCSLETESPLTENIEVIASHLGMGVNPATLFAIADRLSQPEGQWKKFERYGIRKLFYPEPRYYRH; from the coding sequence ATGGCAAACCAGACAGGCTCATCCGAACCAGAAGGACACGGACCAGTAAACAGTACTTCACGCCGAAAATATGCGTACAAACCGCCTTCCCCAATCCTGACCGCATTGGAAATCCGCGCCTCGTGGGAACTTGGCGCCTGGTTGATGTCGCTCCCGCTTCTGAGGAGCGCGCCCAAAGGTGATGGCCACCCGGTGCTGGTCTTTCCCGGACTCGCCGCCAGTGATTTTTCAACCATCCCGTTACGCCAGTTTTTGAAAGGAATCGGATACACACCCTATCCCTGGAATTTTGGCCGAAACCTTGGCCCTCGCCCCGGAGTCCTGCGCGGCTGTGCCGAACACGTGAAAGAGTTGCGCGAAAAACACGGCCAGAATGTCAGCTTGATCGGTTGGAGCCTGGGTGGCCTCTATGCCCGTGAAGTGGCCAAGATCGCTCCGGAACACGTCAGATATGTTATTACCCTGGGAACACCGTTCACAGGTCACCCAAAGGCCAACCACGCGTGGCGTTTTTTTGAATTCGCCAGTGGATTAAAAGTCGGAGATCCCAAACTTCACGAACCGCTCCGGCACTCGCCTCCCGTTCCCACAACCTCGATTTATAGCCGTTCGGATGGGGTCGTCTCCTGGAAATGTTCCCTCGAAACAGAATCCCCACTCACCGAAAATATCGAAGTCATCGCCAGCCACCTGGGGATGGGGGTGAATCCGGCAACCCTGTTTGCCATTGCCGACCGGCTCTCCCAACCCGAAGGACAATGGAAAAAATTTGAACGGTACGGCATTCGCAAACTTTTCTACCCCGAACCCCGATACTACCGACACTGA